The following proteins are co-located in the Streptomyces sp. NBC_00435 genome:
- a CDS encoding GntR family transcriptional regulator: MTDDAAASPTARAADPLWSQAAERIREEIARRGLSAGSKLPPERELCTRLDVSRVTLRRALGHLVEQGLVTASHGRGWFVAAPVAPAPAREWPKDLESFTATARRKHMRASSVVLRHDTVTASLDDADRLDVPAGTPLLLLERVRLLNDVRIALDRTLVVVDLAPDLARTDFRETSLFEELRRWGVEPDRAEATIEARNADAGLAGHLGIAEGAPVLVLDQTVYTRDQRPLLLSTVEYSGDRYRLRTTLQTD; the protein is encoded by the coding sequence ATGACCGACGACGCCGCCGCCTCCCCCACCGCCCGCGCCGCCGACCCCCTGTGGTCCCAGGCCGCGGAGCGGATCCGCGAGGAGATCGCCCGCCGCGGCCTGTCCGCGGGCAGCAAGCTGCCGCCGGAGCGCGAGCTCTGCACCCGGCTGGACGTCTCCCGGGTCACGCTGCGCCGCGCCCTCGGTCACCTCGTCGAACAGGGCCTGGTCACCGCGTCCCACGGACGCGGCTGGTTCGTCGCGGCCCCCGTGGCACCCGCGCCCGCCCGCGAGTGGCCCAAGGACCTGGAGTCGTTCACCGCCACCGCACGGCGCAAGCACATGCGCGCCAGCTCCGTCGTCCTGCGCCACGACACGGTGACGGCCTCACTCGACGACGCGGACCGCCTCGACGTGCCCGCCGGCACCCCGCTGCTGCTCCTGGAGCGGGTCCGGCTGCTCAACGACGTCCGGATCGCCCTCGACCGGACCCTGGTCGTCGTCGACCTCGCACCCGACCTCGCACGCACCGACTTCCGCGAGACGTCCCTCTTCGAGGAACTGCGGCGCTGGGGCGTCGAGCCCGACCGCGCCGAGGCGACCATCGAGGCGCGCAACGCCGACGCCGGGCTCGCCGGGCACCTGGGCATCGCCGAGGGCGCGCCCGTACTCGTCCTCGACCAGACCGTGTACACCCGTGACCAACGGCCCCTGCTGCTGTCCACGGTGGAGTACAGCGGGGACCGCTACCGGCTGCGCACCACCCTGCAGACAGACTGA
- a CDS encoding carboxylesterase/lipase family protein produces MAAAAGEDRDGTRPRALTAYGVVEGRNGPGGTAVFRGVPYAAPPVGAGRFAAPGPPGAWDGVRDAGEYGPTAPKVPYPEPYAALLPDPEIPGDDCLNLNIWTPRAEPGARLPVMVWIHGGALTRGSSAVPVYDGSAFARDGVVLVSVNYRLGVLGYGLFPDAPANRGLLDQIAALAWVRENIAAFGGDPGRVTVFGESAGAISIGALLAAPRAAGLFQQAVLQSGAPEALPRDRVRAVVRRMASLLKVPATAEAFTGIALPDLLAAQEAVLRRSSPLVGGPVFGLVTDPDTLPLDPPGAAAATDVPLLLGWTAEEYRLWLAPTGAMRLLDRLGPLSVTLGRIRGGKDRAAVRALRAERPGAGPADLLGHLITDRLLRDPLRALAGAAGRTAPAFVYEFAWPSGVAGLGSCHALELGFVFDTLDVPEASWLAGPGAPRELAGEMHAAWVRFAVEGDPGWAPWNGSGPPRVFGGPGLEEQRLVTPRALP; encoded by the coding sequence GGCGCCGGCCGGTTCGCCGCGCCCGGGCCGCCCGGGGCGTGGGACGGGGTGCGCGACGCGGGTGAGTACGGCCCCACCGCGCCCAAGGTCCCCTACCCCGAGCCCTACGCCGCGCTGCTGCCCGATCCGGAGATCCCCGGGGACGACTGCCTGAACCTCAACATCTGGACCCCGCGGGCGGAGCCGGGGGCCCGGCTGCCGGTCATGGTATGGATCCACGGCGGCGCCCTCACCAGGGGCTCCTCGGCGGTGCCCGTCTACGACGGCTCCGCCTTCGCCCGCGACGGCGTCGTACTCGTCTCCGTCAACTACCGCCTGGGCGTACTCGGCTACGGGCTCTTCCCCGACGCCCCCGCCAACCGCGGCCTGCTCGACCAGATCGCCGCCCTGGCCTGGGTACGGGAGAACATCGCGGCCTTCGGCGGCGACCCAGGCCGGGTCACCGTCTTCGGCGAGTCCGCCGGTGCCATCAGCATCGGCGCCCTGCTCGCCGCACCCCGCGCCGCCGGCCTCTTCCAGCAGGCCGTCCTGCAGAGCGGCGCCCCCGAGGCGCTGCCGCGGGACCGGGTGCGGGCCGTGGTCCGGCGGATGGCCTCGCTGCTGAAGGTGCCGGCCACCGCCGAGGCGTTCACCGGGATCGCGCTGCCCGACCTGCTCGCCGCCCAGGAGGCCGTACTGCGCCGCTCCTCGCCGCTGGTCGGTGGTCCGGTCTTCGGCCTGGTCACCGATCCGGACACGCTGCCGCTCGACCCGCCCGGGGCGGCGGCCGCCACCGACGTACCGCTGCTGCTGGGCTGGACCGCCGAGGAGTACCGGCTCTGGCTGGCCCCGACCGGGGCGATGCGGCTGCTGGACCGGCTGGGCCCGCTGTCCGTGACCCTGGGCCGGATCCGCGGCGGCAAGGACCGGGCCGCCGTACGGGCGCTGCGCGCCGAGCGGCCCGGCGCGGGCCCGGCCGACCTCCTCGGCCACCTGATCACCGACCGGCTGCTGCGCGATCCGCTGCGCGCGCTGGCCGGAGCGGCCGGGCGCACCGCGCCGGCCTTCGTGTACGAGTTCGCCTGGCCGTCCGGGGTGGCGGGCCTCGGGTCCTGCCACGCCCTGGAGCTGGGCTTCGTCTTCGACACCCTGGACGTACCCGAGGCGTCCTGGCTGGCCGGGCCGGGCGCCCCGCGGGAACTGGCCGGGGAGATGCACGCGGCCTGGGTGCGCTTCGCCGTCGAGGGGGATCCCGGCTGGGCGCCCTGGAACGGCAGCGGCCCGCCGAGGGTGTTCGGCGGGCCGGGGCTGGAGGAACAGCGGCTGGTTACTCCACGGGCCCTTCCATGA
- a CDS encoding MFS transporter: protein MTIRILPPPGAPRRLAAAQLSNSVGDGAYYVCSALYFTRVVGLSPAQIGLGLTVAWAIGSVAGVPLGALADRRGPRGTSVVLAVATAASVCSFLLIRSFWAFLASVVVYATAQCGLAAARQALLAGLVPPGERTGVLAHLQAVLNGGLAVGAALGGLALGIGTERAYLSVFALDAVAFLLCAAVLLRLPAVAPTADRMAGEPRLAVLRDRPYALVTLLNAILLLRMPLLSLAIPLWIVERTQAPGWLVSALFVLNTVAVMLFQVRTARPVTDLDSARRAVRVSGLVMAASCVVFAVSALPRAGWAAAALLVAGAVLQVDAEMRQSAGSWQIGFELAPAERMGQYQGFFGTGVPVARTLGPLVLTSLLLLWGIPGWLFLGALLLAASYAMGPAVRRAGGVSRTGGAAAQAVVRS, encoded by the coding sequence GTGACGATACGGATCCTGCCCCCGCCCGGAGCGCCCCGCCGACTGGCCGCCGCCCAGCTGAGCAACTCCGTCGGCGACGGAGCCTATTACGTGTGCTCGGCGCTGTACTTCACCCGGGTGGTGGGGCTCTCGCCCGCCCAGATCGGCCTGGGCCTCACCGTCGCCTGGGCGATCGGCTCGGTCGCCGGCGTCCCGCTCGGGGCCCTGGCCGACCGGCGGGGTCCGCGCGGCACCTCCGTGGTGCTGGCCGTGGCCACGGCGGCGTCCGTCTGCTCCTTCCTCCTGATCCGCTCCTTCTGGGCCTTCCTGGCCTCCGTGGTCGTCTACGCCACCGCCCAGTGCGGGCTGGCCGCCGCCCGCCAGGCCCTCCTCGCGGGCCTGGTCCCTCCCGGGGAACGGACCGGGGTGCTGGCCCACCTCCAGGCCGTCCTCAACGGCGGCCTCGCGGTCGGCGCGGCCCTCGGCGGGCTCGCGCTCGGCATCGGCACCGAACGGGCCTACCTCTCCGTCTTCGCCCTGGACGCCGTGGCCTTCCTGCTCTGCGCCGCCGTGCTGCTGCGACTGCCGGCGGTGGCCCCCACCGCGGACCGGATGGCGGGGGAGCCGCGCCTGGCCGTGCTCCGGGACCGCCCGTACGCGCTGGTCACGCTGCTCAACGCGATCCTGCTGCTGCGAATGCCGCTGCTGAGCCTCGCGATCCCGCTGTGGATCGTGGAGCGCACACAGGCCCCGGGCTGGCTGGTGTCGGCGCTGTTCGTCCTCAACACGGTGGCGGTGATGCTCTTCCAGGTGCGCACGGCCCGCCCGGTCACCGACCTGGACAGCGCCCGCCGGGCGGTACGGGTCTCCGGGCTGGTGATGGCCGCGTCGTGCGTGGTGTTCGCCGTCTCGGCGCTGCCCCGGGCGGGGTGGGCGGCCGCGGCGCTGCTCGTAGCGGGGGCCGTGCTCCAGGTGGACGCGGAGATGCGCCAGTCCGCGGGCTCCTGGCAGATCGGCTTCGAGCTGGCGCCCGCCGAGCGGATGGGCCAGTACCAGGGGTTCTTCGGCACGGGGGTGCCCGTGGCCCGGACCCTGGGCCCGCTGGTGCTGACCTCACTGCTGCTGCTCTGGGGGATCCCCGGCTGGCTGTTCCTCGGAGCGCTCCTGCTGGCCGCCTCGTACGCGATGGGGCCGGCCGTGCGCCGGGCCGGCGGGGTCTCCCGGACCGGCGGCGCAGCCGCGCAGGCCGTCGTACGGTCGTAG
- a CDS encoding alpha/beta hydrolase, with the protein MSHSPDGQQQPYRSEGPYQQPPYGDPYGQQHGQQAPQYGQPHAQPYAEQYGRYGQQHGQQHQQYAQQQYEQGHTQPYEQSYGEPYPQPEAVRRPSRFRRWVIAGASVLALAGVAALVMNHFEIPPFTDKGEAVSFGQPSAGSGGGGGGGTAVKPPANSKMSMPTGPQADFKNSMTLSDGTHVAVTTLDGKKSGFKGKVWVWAPKEYNDPKFAKSGFPVMIALPGGAGYPNNYWMGTDLGLQTSISKWYSEGKSKPFILAMPVLNPAPDDKGIYWDGSDIPGQPRMGTWLTDDVPDLMRANFRTVKSRDGWAYMGSSTGGFASLKAVLKYPEKFKAAICSGPDILPDSSLWKGHDKEKAENNPELLAKELIDKKGPDVYLAFQVGTNESNKNTLPNVQKFIATYGKGPVHTELRVIQGGQHNAKTYVPNMGEGPIQFISKVMEGPVE; encoded by the coding sequence ATGTCGCACTCACCCGACGGACAGCAGCAGCCGTACCGGTCGGAAGGGCCCTACCAGCAGCCTCCCTACGGCGATCCCTACGGGCAGCAGCACGGGCAGCAGGCTCCGCAGTACGGGCAGCCGCACGCGCAGCCCTACGCAGAGCAGTACGGGCGGTACGGACAGCAACACGGCCAGCAGCACCAGCAGTACGCGCAGCAGCAGTACGAGCAGGGGCACACGCAGCCGTACGAGCAGTCCTACGGGGAGCCGTATCCGCAGCCCGAAGCGGTGCGGCGGCCGTCCCGGTTCCGGCGGTGGGTGATCGCGGGCGCTTCGGTCCTGGCGCTCGCGGGTGTCGCCGCGCTCGTGATGAACCACTTCGAAATACCGCCCTTCACCGACAAGGGCGAGGCCGTTTCCTTCGGCCAGCCGTCCGCCGGCTCCGGCGGAGGCGGTGGCGGCGGTACGGCCGTCAAGCCGCCGGCGAACTCGAAGATGTCGATGCCGACCGGACCGCAGGCCGACTTCAAGAACTCGATGACCCTGTCCGACGGCACGCACGTCGCCGTCACCACGCTGGACGGCAAGAAGTCCGGCTTCAAGGGCAAGGTCTGGGTCTGGGCGCCCAAGGAGTACAACGACCCGAAGTTCGCCAAGAGCGGTTTCCCGGTCATGATCGCCCTGCCCGGCGGTGCCGGTTACCCGAACAACTACTGGATGGGCACCGACCTGGGGCTCCAGACCAGCATCAGCAAGTGGTACAGCGAGGGCAAGAGCAAGCCCTTCATCCTGGCCATGCCGGTGCTGAACCCGGCCCCGGACGACAAGGGCATCTATTGGGACGGATCAGACATTCCGGGCCAGCCCAGGATGGGCACCTGGCTGACCGACGACGTCCCGGACCTGATGCGGGCGAATTTCCGCACGGTCAAGTCCCGTGACGGCTGGGCCTACATGGGCTCCTCCACGGGCGGCTTCGCCAGCCTGAAGGCCGTGCTCAAGTACCCGGAGAAGTTCAAGGCCGCCATCTGCTCCGGTCCGGACATCCTCCCCGACTCCTCGCTGTGGAAGGGTCACGACAAGGAGAAGGCGGAGAACAACCCCGAGCTGCTGGCCAAGGAGCTGATCGACAAGAAGGGCCCGGACGTCTACCTGGCCTTCCAGGTCGGGACCAACGAGAGCAACAAGAACACCCTGCCGAACGTGCAGAAGTTCATCGCCACGTACGGCAAGGGGCCGGTCCACACCGAGCTGAGGGTCATCCAGGGCGGCCAGCACAACGCCAAGACCTACGTGCCCAACATGGGCGAGGGGCCGATCCAGTTCATCAGCAAGGTCATGGAAGGGCCCGTGGAGTAA
- a CDS encoding GNAT family N-acetyltransferase, which translates to MPVPVLLAGRSVRLEPLAPHHTEALAMAGAEDRTTYAFTPVPHGVQASHEYIDRALADQAAGRSLPFAVVRATDGRVVGSTRFLELDYWQGPLVWPAVPGVPFGDPATAIPDAAEIGNTWLSPAAQGTGINTEAKLLMLRHAFETWGVRRISLRADARNGRSRAAMERLGFTSEGVRRAHSRGLDGAVRSTAFYSILDEEWPTVRSVIELRLSAAAQRKRRRKTLIPA; encoded by the coding sequence GTGCCCGTACCCGTACTCCTCGCCGGCCGCTCCGTGCGGCTCGAGCCCCTCGCCCCCCACCACACCGAGGCCTTGGCCATGGCCGGGGCCGAGGATCGTACGACTTACGCCTTCACTCCCGTACCCCACGGCGTGCAGGCGTCCCACGAGTACATCGACCGTGCCCTCGCCGATCAGGCAGCGGGTCGATCGCTCCCGTTCGCGGTGGTCAGAGCCACCGACGGCCGGGTGGTCGGTTCGACCCGGTTCCTGGAACTGGACTACTGGCAGGGGCCGCTGGTGTGGCCCGCCGTGCCGGGAGTCCCGTTCGGCGATCCGGCGACGGCGATCCCCGATGCCGCCGAGATCGGCAATACCTGGCTGTCCCCGGCAGCCCAGGGGACCGGCATCAATACCGAGGCGAAGCTGCTCATGCTCCGCCATGCCTTCGAGACCTGGGGCGTCCGGCGCATCTCGCTGCGTGCGGACGCCCGCAACGGACGTTCGCGCGCCGCGATGGAACGGCTCGGGTTCACCAGCGAGGGGGTCCGTCGGGCCCATTCGCGGGGCCTGGACGGGGCGGTCCGCAGTACGGCCTTCTATTCGATCCTCGACGAGGAGTGGCCGACCGTGCGGTCGGTCATCGAGCTCAGACTCTCGGCGGCCGCGCAGCGCAAGCGCCGCCGCAAGACGCTCATCCCGGCGTAA
- a CDS encoding alpha/beta fold hydrolase, with translation MNPLIGNGATLFFEDLGPREGAPVILIHGHPFNHTMWAPQTAELIAAGYRVITPDLRGYGRSPVLPGKTLLADFADDLAALLDRLGVEQAVVGGVSMGGQIAMEMRLRHPGRVRALVLCDTSSPPETPEGKAFRRALAERLLAEGMKPYTDEVIDKMLAPYNVTGMPRTAAKVTAMMYATDPEGAAAALRGRAERPDYAPVLAALPPEVPCLIVVGRDDVYTPVAEAESLHALVPHSVLAVVERAGHLPGVEQPEAFNEALLGFLAAL, from the coding sequence ATGAACCCCCTAATCGGCAATGGCGCGACACTCTTTTTCGAGGACTTGGGTCCCCGCGAAGGAGCCCCCGTAATCCTGATCCACGGACATCCGTTCAACCACACGATGTGGGCCCCCCAGACGGCGGAACTGATAGCTGCCGGTTACCGTGTGATCACCCCTGACCTGCGGGGATACGGGCGGAGCCCGGTGCTGCCGGGCAAGACGCTGCTCGCGGACTTCGCCGATGACCTGGCCGCTCTGCTCGACCGTCTGGGCGTCGAACAGGCGGTCGTCGGCGGTGTGTCCATGGGCGGCCAGATCGCCATGGAGATGCGGCTGCGCCACCCGGGCCGGGTGCGGGCCCTCGTGCTCTGCGACACCTCCTCGCCGCCGGAAACGCCGGAGGGCAAGGCCTTCCGCCGTGCCCTCGCCGAACGGCTCCTCGCGGAGGGCATGAAGCCCTACACCGACGAGGTCATCGACAAGATGCTCGCGCCGTACAACGTGACCGGGATGCCGCGGACCGCGGCGAAGGTGACCGCGATGATGTACGCGACCGACCCCGAGGGCGCGGCCGCCGCGCTGCGCGGGCGGGCCGAGCGGCCCGACTACGCCCCGGTGCTCGCGGCGCTGCCGCCGGAGGTGCCCTGCCTGATCGTGGTCGGGCGGGACGACGTCTACACCCCGGTGGCCGAGGCCGAGTCCCTGCACGCGCTGGTGCCGCATTCGGTGCTCGCGGTCGTGGAACGGGCCGGGCACCTGCCGGGCGTGGAGCAGCCGGAGGCGTTCAACGAGGCCCTGCTCGGGTTCCTCGCCGCCCTCTGA
- a CDS encoding VOC family protein, with protein sequence MLRGLATISFWAHDLEAAKRWYTDLLGIEPYFERPGYAEFRIGDYQAELGIIDASFAPPGAVIGTPSGVVAYWHVDDVPATRQRLLDLGAKEYEPLTERGQGFVTSSVVDPFGNVLGIMRNPHYLEVLEGREGPTPT encoded by the coding sequence ATGCTGCGAGGTCTCGCCACCATCAGCTTCTGGGCACATGACCTGGAGGCCGCCAAGCGCTGGTACACCGATCTGCTGGGCATCGAGCCGTACTTCGAGCGGCCGGGGTACGCGGAGTTCCGCATCGGCGACTACCAGGCCGAGCTCGGCATCATCGACGCTTCCTTCGCGCCCCCCGGAGCTGTCATCGGCACCCCGTCCGGGGTGGTCGCGTACTGGCACGTCGACGACGTACCGGCCACCCGGCAGCGGCTGCTGGACCTGGGCGCCAAGGAGTACGAGCCGCTGACCGAGCGCGGCCAGGGCTTCGTCACGTCCTCGGTGGTCGACCCCTTCGGCAACGTCCTCGGCATCATGCGCAACCCGCACTACTTGGAGGTCCTGGAAGGCCGGGAGGGGCCGACGCCCACCTGA
- a CDS encoding alkaline phosphatase family protein encodes MPLSRSRRKTALATAFGVTAVGAALWAGIGSAQPAHAAGLPAPDHIVVVVFENHAYNQVIGSSSAPYINSLKAGGANLTNSYGITHPSQPNYLQLFSGSNQGVTGDSCYTPGFSSAPNLASELIAAGKTWASYNETLPSQGSTTCSSGDYARKHNPWFAFSNVPTSTAKTMTQFPTDFTTLPKTSFVVPNLCNDMHDCSVGTGDTWLKNKLKAYADWAKTHNSLLVVTFDEDNRLAGNKIPTILYGQPVTPGATASTTYNHYDMLRTLEGLSGLTTHAGNAATATDITGIWAS; translated from the coding sequence ATGCCACTTTCACGGTCCCGCCGCAAGACCGCCCTCGCCACCGCCTTCGGCGTCACCGCCGTCGGCGCCGCGCTGTGGGCGGGCATCGGCTCCGCCCAGCCCGCACACGCGGCCGGCCTGCCCGCACCCGACCACATCGTCGTCGTGGTCTTCGAGAACCACGCCTACAACCAGGTCATCGGCAGCTCCAGCGCCCCGTACATCAACTCGCTCAAGGCCGGGGGCGCCAACCTCACCAACTCGTACGGCATCACGCACCCAAGCCAGCCCAACTACCTGCAGCTCTTCTCGGGCTCCAACCAGGGCGTGACCGGCGACAGCTGCTACACGCCGGGCTTCAGCTCCGCGCCCAACCTGGCCTCCGAGCTGATCGCCGCCGGAAAGACCTGGGCCAGCTACAACGAGACGCTGCCCAGTCAGGGCTCCACCACCTGCTCCAGCGGCGACTACGCCCGCAAGCACAACCCCTGGTTCGCCTTCTCCAACGTGCCCACCAGCACGGCGAAGACGATGACCCAGTTCCCGACGGACTTCACCACCCTGCCCAAGACCTCGTTCGTCGTGCCGAACCTGTGCAACGACATGCACGACTGCTCGGTGGGCACCGGTGACACCTGGCTGAAGAACAAGCTCAAGGCCTACGCGGACTGGGCCAAGACCCACAACAGCCTCCTCGTCGTCACCTTCGACGAGGACAACCGGCTCGCGGGCAACAAGATCCCGACCATCCTCTACGGCCAGCCGGTCACCCCCGGAGCCACCGCCTCCACCACCTACAACCACTACGACATGCTGCGCACCCTGGAAGGCCTGTCCGGTCTGACCACCCACGCCGGGAACGCGGCCACCGCCACCGACATCACGGGGATCTGGGCTTCCTGA
- a CDS encoding MFS transporter has product MYVADSRGTPAPTVTPAPRRVAPGIRPGRRAALAPTVLALGTVSLITDISSEMVTAVLPLYLVAGLGLTPLGFGLLDGLYNGVSALVRLTGGHLGDRFGRHKALAGIGYGLSALCKPLLLLAHTLPAIGAVLALDRTGKGLRTAPRDALISLSAAPAERGRAFGVHRAMDTAGALIGPILAFLILRGAAEGYDAVFTVSACVAALGVLVLVLFVPGRRTEPAPGGAPVSLRGSFGLLGRRDLRRISLCALLLGLCTVSDAFVFLLLQHATGIADRWFALLPLGTAAAFFLLALPLGRLADRIGRWPVFLGGHLALLTAYGILLAGGHHPVLPYAVLLLHGGFYAATDGVLMAAAAGAVPEQHRGGGLALVQTGQALARFAASLGFGAAWTFWGARPALAVAAALLAGAVVLCVRLRPGDPAADAAAAA; this is encoded by the coding sequence ATGTACGTTGCGGACAGCCGCGGTACCCCCGCGCCCACCGTGACCCCCGCGCCGCGGCGCGTCGCCCCGGGCATCCGCCCGGGGCGACGCGCCGCGCTCGCCCCCACGGTGCTCGCCCTCGGCACGGTCAGCCTCATCACCGACATCTCCTCGGAGATGGTCACGGCCGTGCTCCCCCTCTATCTCGTCGCCGGACTCGGACTCACCCCACTCGGATTCGGGCTGCTCGACGGCCTCTACAACGGCGTCAGCGCCCTCGTCCGGCTCACCGGAGGCCACCTCGGCGACCGCTTCGGCCGCCACAAGGCGCTCGCCGGCATCGGCTACGGGCTCTCCGCCCTGTGCAAACCGCTGCTGCTGCTCGCCCACACCCTGCCGGCCATCGGTGCCGTCCTCGCCCTCGACCGCACCGGCAAGGGTCTGCGCACCGCCCCCCGCGACGCGCTGATCTCCCTCTCCGCGGCCCCCGCGGAACGCGGCCGCGCCTTCGGCGTGCACCGGGCCATGGACACCGCCGGCGCGCTGATCGGGCCGATCCTGGCCTTCCTGATCCTGCGCGGCGCCGCCGAGGGCTACGACGCCGTCTTCACCGTCAGCGCCTGCGTGGCCGCGCTCGGTGTCCTGGTGCTGGTGCTCTTCGTACCCGGCCGCCGCACCGAGCCCGCCCCCGGCGGCGCACCCGTCTCCCTGCGCGGCTCCTTCGGCCTGCTGGGCCGCCGTGACCTGCGCCGGATCAGCCTCTGCGCGCTGCTGCTCGGCCTGTGCACGGTCAGTGACGCCTTCGTCTTCCTGCTGCTCCAGCACGCCACCGGCATCGCCGACCGCTGGTTCGCCCTGCTGCCGCTGGGCACCGCCGCCGCCTTCTTCCTGCTCGCGCTGCCGCTCGGCCGGCTCGCCGACCGGATCGGCCGCTGGCCCGTCTTCCTCGGCGGCCACCTCGCGCTGCTCACCGCGTACGGGATCCTCCTCGCGGGAGGGCACCACCCGGTCCTGCCGTACGCCGTCCTCCTGCTGCACGGCGGCTTCTACGCCGCCACCGACGGGGTGCTCATGGCAGCCGCCGCCGGAGCCGTCCCCGAGCAGCACCGCGGCGGAGGCCTCGCCCTCGTCCAGACCGGGCAGGCCCTCGCCCGGTTCGCCGCCTCCCTCGGCTTCGGCGCCGCCTGGACCTTCTGGGGCGCCCGCCCCGCCCTGGCCGTCGCCGCCGCGCTGCTCGCCGGAGCCGTGGTGCTCTGCGTCCGGCTGCGGCCGGGAGACCCGGCCGCGGACGCCGCCGCAGCAGCCTGA
- a CDS encoding PTS transporter subunit EIIC — MSTATVPATAPAAGRKPGRIMPVMQRIGRSLMLPVATLPAAALLTRLGGHDLLGRENFPLIVQKLAMVLAAAGNTVFENLPLLFAVGVAVGFAKKADGSTGLAAVVGYLVFKAVLASEAFPAGADGERLDAKVLGGIVMGLVVALLYQRYSRTKLPEWLGFFGGRRLVPILSAFAGVGMGVVFGVVWPTVGNWFFHFGEWLVGTGAWGAGLFGLVVRALIPIGMHHFFSFFPWFEAGSFVNPATGETVHGDIFRFQAGDPTAGQFMTGGFPIYMFALPAAAMAIAHTARPENRAMVKGMMISVALTSFVTGVTEPIEFAFMFVAPVLYAIHAFLFGVSMAVCYALGIRDGFGFSSGAIDYIVNFGIATKPWLLIPIGLAFAAIYYVLFRWAIVRFDLPTPGRERDEESQPGAKADASA, encoded by the coding sequence ATGAGTACGGCCACAGTCCCGGCCACCGCACCGGCCGCCGGAAGGAAGCCGGGCCGGATCATGCCGGTCATGCAGCGCATCGGCCGCAGCCTGATGCTGCCCGTGGCCACGCTCCCGGCAGCCGCCCTGCTGACCCGGCTCGGCGGCCACGACCTGCTGGGTCGTGAGAACTTCCCGCTGATCGTGCAGAAGCTCGCGATGGTGCTGGCCGCCGCCGGAAACACCGTCTTCGAGAACCTGCCGCTGCTCTTCGCGGTCGGCGTGGCCGTCGGTTTCGCCAAGAAGGCCGACGGCTCCACCGGTCTGGCCGCGGTGGTCGGCTACCTCGTCTTCAAGGCCGTACTGGCCAGCGAGGCCTTCCCGGCCGGCGCCGACGGCGAGAGGCTGGACGCCAAGGTGCTCGGCGGCATCGTCATGGGCCTCGTCGTGGCCCTCCTCTACCAGCGTTACAGCCGTACCAAGCTGCCCGAGTGGCTGGGCTTCTTCGGCGGCCGCCGGCTCGTGCCCATCCTGAGTGCCTTCGCCGGTGTCGGCATGGGCGTGGTATTCGGAGTGGTCTGGCCCACCGTCGGCAACTGGTTCTTCCACTTCGGTGAGTGGCTCGTCGGCACCGGTGCCTGGGGCGCGGGCCTCTTCGGTCTGGTCGTCCGGGCCCTGATCCCGATCGGGATGCACCACTTCTTCTCGTTCTTCCCCTGGTTCGAGGCCGGCTCCTTCGTCAACCCGGCCACCGGCGAGACGGTCCACGGGGACATCTTCCGCTTCCAGGCCGGGGACCCGACCGCGGGCCAGTTCATGACCGGCGGCTTCCCGATCTACATGTTCGCGCTCCCGGCGGCCGCCATGGCCATCGCGCACACCGCCCGCCCCGAGAACCGGGCCATGGTCAAGGGCATGATGATCTCCGTCGCCCTGACCTCCTTCGTCACCGGCGTGACCGAGCCCATCGAGTTCGCCTTCATGTTCGTGGCCCCGGTCCTCTACGCGATCCACGCCTTCCTCTTCGGCGTCTCGATGGCCGTCTGCTACGCCCTCGGCATCCGTGACGGCTTCGGCTTCTCCTCCGGCGCCATCGACTACATCGTGAACTTCGGCATCGCCACCAAGCCCTGGCTGCTCATACCCATCGGCCTGGCCTTCGCCGCCATCTACTACGTGCTCTTCCGCTGGGCGATCGTGAGGTTCGACCTCCCGACCCCGGGCCGCGAACGCGACGAGGAGTCCCAGCCGGGCGCCAAGGCCGACGCCTCCGCCTGA